The proteins below are encoded in one region of Candidatus Flexicrinis proximus:
- the pheA gene encoding prephenate dehydratase, producing the protein MLSQRVAFQGVHGAYSEQAIRQHFGATVEPLPCPLISDVFSVIQNREADLAVVPVENALAGAVSQAYELLMDSDLLIQAEIIVHVHHTLLVPPGTNLTDITQVRSHPQALAQCEQFLRRHKFEAVPVYDTAGAARNLAAEPVAHTAAIASALAGELYGLTPLMTEIEDVPFNFTRFFVLGHDSPSRGEYNKTSLVFATRNKPSALYDCLGEFAARGINLTKIESRPRRNRPWEPVFYLDFEGHWQDQACQEVLARLLYRASFVKMLGSYPAVRANSVGI; encoded by the coding sequence ATCTTGTCGCAGCGAGTAGCTTTTCAAGGCGTGCATGGTGCGTATTCTGAACAAGCGATCCGGCAGCACTTTGGCGCTACGGTAGAACCGCTCCCTTGTCCGTTGATAAGTGATGTATTTAGTGTGATACAGAATCGTGAAGCGGATCTGGCCGTAGTTCCAGTCGAGAATGCCCTTGCGGGCGCTGTCAGCCAGGCGTACGAGCTATTGATGGATTCGGATCTTCTAATTCAGGCAGAGATCATCGTTCATGTACACCATACGCTCCTGGTACCACCGGGAACCAATCTGACAGATATAACACAAGTACGCTCGCATCCGCAGGCACTCGCACAATGCGAGCAATTTTTGCGCAGGCATAAATTCGAAGCGGTCCCAGTCTACGACACTGCAGGTGCGGCGCGGAATCTTGCGGCAGAGCCGGTTGCACACACGGCAGCAATTGCCAGTGCACTCGCTGGCGAACTGTATGGACTTACACCGCTTATGACTGAAATTGAAGACGTTCCATTCAACTTCACACGTTTCTTCGTGTTGGGGCATGACTCCCCAAGTCGAGGGGAATACAATAAAACGTCTCTCGTATTCGCTACGCGCAACAAACCGTCCGCATTGTATGATTGCCTGGGCGAGTTTGCCGCTCGCGGGATAAATCTAACCAAGATTGAAAGCCGCCCGCGAAGGAACCGTCCGTGGGAGCCGGTCTTCTATCTGGATTTCGAGGGGCATTGGCAGGATCAAGCATGTCAAGAAGTTCTGGCTCGGCTTCTCTATCGAGCGTCATTCGTAAAGATGTTGGGCTCATACCCGGCTGTTCGGGCCAATTCTGTTGGAATCTAA
- a CDS encoding ArsR family transcriptional regulator: MSTRQHILGILSERGEATIDEIATSLRLRMGKSVSSVTIRYHLNILLGEGLVSEPRTVPRTSRGRPQHVFAAAACNRGRGNSAEMLSYLLNAIEAESEAVSGAVFDRVILAMSREASFSALDSLEERISNSVVFLNSRGYDAAVEKSRGGYVLHTSSCPYHDVPKRTNSLCSLDMRLIEVVVGRPIVRLTRIAEGDNVCSYFIEEIF, encoded by the coding sequence ATGTCTACACGCCAGCATATTTTGGGCATTCTGAGTGAACGCGGCGAGGCGACCATTGATGAAATCGCCACGTCACTCAGGCTGCGTATGGGGAAATCCGTTTCATCCGTAACGATTAGGTATCACTTGAATATACTTCTTGGCGAGGGTCTCGTCAGTGAACCTCGCACAGTTCCGCGAACATCGCGTGGACGCCCGCAGCACGTTTTTGCAGCCGCAGCCTGCAATCGGGGTAGGGGTAATTCTGCTGAGATGTTGTCTTATCTTCTCAACGCTATAGAGGCGGAAAGCGAAGCGGTTTCAGGTGCAGTGTTCGATCGAGTAATCCTCGCGATGAGCAGAGAAGCTAGTTTTTCTGCTTTGGATTCACTTGAAGAGCGCATTTCAAATTCAGTGGTATTTCTGAATTCGCGTGGTTATGATGCAGCAGTCGAGAAGTCTAGGGGCGGTTATGTTTTGCACACAAGCAGTTGCCCGTATCACGATGTTCCAAAACGCACAAACAGCCTTTGCAGTTTGGACATGCGACTAATTGAGGTAGTTGTCGGTCGACCAATAGTTCGGCTGACGCGAATTGCTGAAGGTGATAATGTCTGCAGTTACTTTATTGAAGAGATTTTTTGA
- the erpA gene encoding iron-sulfur cluster insertion protein ErpA yields the protein MVDFFTPQADVETSVTTSSVLDVTPAAAATVRTLLEQRQIPNHVLRVFVQGGGCSGMQYGMTFEADAESYDTVISVDGVRLVVDPTSLEYLRGATIDFVDSLMGGGFRIDNPNAVSSCGCGHSFKSSNSDGSGSDGGCSTCGSH from the coding sequence ATGGTTGACTTCTTCACACCTCAAGCAGATGTTGAGACATCTGTTACGACTAGCTCAGTGCTGGACGTCACGCCCGCCGCCGCTGCTACCGTCAGAACGCTCCTGGAACAGCGGCAGATCCCCAATCACGTGCTGCGTGTTTTTGTTCAGGGTGGCGGCTGTTCAGGGATGCAATATGGGATGACGTTTGAAGCTGACGCTGAAAGCTACGATACGGTGATTAGCGTGGATGGCGTGCGGCTTGTAGTTGATCCGACAAGTCTGGAGTATCTTCGCGGTGCGACGATTGATTTTGTTGACAGCCTGATGGGCGGCGGTTTTCGGATCGACAATCCGAATGCGGTTTCGTCATGTGGCTGCGGTCATTCGTTCAAGTCTTCAAACAGCGATGGATCTGGAAGCGACGGTGGTTGTTCCACTTGTGGTAGCCACTAG
- a CDS encoding YigZ family protein — MSTPYRIPAHQTTIETEVSRSRFVSTIYPVDSVALVKSILAQRRKELPDASHHVYAYKIGFGNSVIEGLSDDGEPTGTSGPPILSCLRGSDIGDVLIIVTRFFGGTLLGTGGLVRAYTEAAALVIKACPTTLKIAYTKLLVMVDYTAVTRLKRLIAECEAEIIAEQFTESVEIEVRIPTLHLDPFSKAVNDLTSGNTYITELS, encoded by the coding sequence TTGTCTACGCCATATCGAATTCCTGCACACCAAACGACCATCGAAACTGAGGTTTCGCGATCGAGATTTGTCAGCACCATATATCCAGTCGATTCGGTTGCACTTGTGAAGTCGATTCTGGCACAACGTCGAAAAGAACTGCCTGACGCATCACATCATGTATATGCCTACAAAATCGGTTTTGGCAATTCTGTAATCGAAGGCTTGTCAGATGATGGCGAGCCAACCGGCACTTCAGGTCCACCAATTCTGAGTTGCCTTCGAGGTTCTGACATTGGAGATGTGCTGATAATTGTGACACGGTTTTTTGGTGGCACACTTTTAGGAACTGGTGGACTTGTGCGCGCATACACAGAAGCGGCAGCACTTGTCATCAAAGCCTGTCCAACAACCTTAAAAATCGCATATACAAAACTGCTCGTGATGGTGGACTACACGGCCGTAACCAGACTAAAGCGACTGATTGCCGAATGCGAGGCTGAAATCATCGCAGAGCAATTCACTGAAAGCGTGGAAATCGAAGTGAGGATCCCTACCCTTCACCTGGATCCATTCAGCAAAGCCGTAAACGACCTGACTTCTGGCAACACGTACATTACAGAGCTGAGCTAG
- a CDS encoding SH3 domain-containing protein, protein MHRGMRSLLLVLVIALLGNMAVAAAPLNQQAQYATPVAVVNTSFLNVRTGPGVQYSVLITVVGGSTLQVMGISADASWLQVSTAAGLGWVNIQFTLPRGNFEFVPVVAAPKVTEAAPQTSYSGAANNSDDTAVDAGFSSQRLWGASLTLTQSARFQPSASSLGMQDIGASDGIIYRILNATFAEGISWVQLEFSATITGWVDQSHVLFRPYGCGYSVVKMTHDTLLSKGPDGSGAEIGITGGHEAYLLDRVGNAFKLELQDGTIGWADVSTITIRDATSVSAPLCVGAASVQEQESGLGQPESVPAQGMAFPYVVVNTGYLNIRSGAGAQYQPVATVPGGTRLHVIGAAPDGVWYLVEGGFGQGWLNIEFVLFRGDGRNLPIVTQTVGTVAKPVGTFNATITLYAAPNLTLGVVGTLQGPGQVTVVGRSADGNWIQVSSSIGNGWVQRLLITIIGDTSLVPIIN, encoded by the coding sequence ATGCATCGTGGGATGCGTTCTTTACTGCTCGTACTTGTAATCGCGCTGTTAGGGAACATGGCTGTTGCCGCGGCTCCCTTGAACCAACAAGCTCAGTACGCCACACCAGTTGCCGTGGTGAACACCAGCTTTCTGAACGTTCGCACCGGACCTGGGGTACAGTATTCTGTCCTCATAACGGTTGTTGGGGGTTCGACACTGCAAGTGATGGGGATTTCCGCAGATGCGAGTTGGCTTCAGGTTTCAACCGCAGCCGGCTTGGGGTGGGTCAATATTCAGTTTACGCTCCCACGCGGAAACTTCGAATTTGTGCCGGTCGTGGCTGCGCCAAAGGTGACTGAAGCTGCACCACAGACTAGTTATTCAGGAGCCGCGAATAACTCCGACGATACCGCCGTTGATGCTGGCTTCTCGTCTCAACGCTTGTGGGGTGCCTCGTTGACGCTTACGCAGTCCGCGCGGTTTCAACCGAGTGCCAGCTCACTTGGAATGCAGGATATTGGCGCATCTGACGGTATTATATACCGCATTCTAAATGCGACATTCGCTGAAGGTATTTCCTGGGTTCAGCTCGAGTTTAGCGCCACAATCACAGGCTGGGTCGATCAGTCTCATGTGTTGTTCCGCCCGTATGGCTGTGGGTATTCAGTGGTTAAGATGACGCATGACACGCTTCTCAGTAAGGGACCTGACGGTTCTGGCGCTGAGATTGGCATCACTGGGGGACATGAGGCTTATCTGCTTGATCGAGTGGGAAATGCCTTCAAGCTTGAACTTCAGGATGGGACGATTGGCTGGGCAGATGTCTCGACTATTACGATCCGCGATGCGACCTCGGTTTCAGCGCCTCTATGCGTTGGTGCGGCTTCGGTCCAGGAACAGGAAAGTGGGTTGGGGCAGCCTGAGAGCGTACCAGCTCAGGGAATGGCGTTCCCATACGTTGTGGTTAACACTGGATACTTGAACATCCGTAGCGGAGCTGGCGCTCAATACCAGCCTGTAGCTACAGTTCCAGGCGGCACCAGACTGCATGTCATTGGCGCAGCGCCAGATGGCGTTTGGTACCTGGTTGAGGGTGGGTTTGGACAAGGTTGGCTGAATATCGAATTTGTGCTTTTCCGTGGCGATGGACGGAACCTGCCAATTGTGACCCAAACGGTAGGTACAGTTGCTAAACCGGTAGGCACATTCAACGCCACTATCACACTTTATGCCGCCCCGAATTTGACGCTCGGCGTCGTTGGAACGCTTCAAGGCCCGGGGCAGGTGACAGTTGTTGGCCGCTCGGCTGATGGCAACTGGATACAAGTGAGCAGCAGCATTGGCAATGGCTGGGTGCAGCGATTGCTGATCACGATCATTGGGGATACGAGTCTGGTACCCATCATCAACTAG
- a CDS encoding L,D-transpeptidase: MRFASRLLFRFSLAVIVLGASIANAQDTDSKTCTVGVDCESGSFGLPSEEIALNPSPNVRQVYADDSVVFDRRYRRVLAATEFYDAPGAAAQDSLGQGFNFVTINTEENGWARTANGLWLKPDVLSTEVNTSRFAGLHFPDEPLPYPVAWLLVHVRPSGSPGADSNPNYPVLLRYTTVNVFARVLVDGWYWYQIGVDKWVKQTQVAMIEPIERPADVDTERWIAVDLYEQVLIAYEGTTPVYATLVSSGLQDWPTNEGLFHVYVRYPRTVMAGAYGQPDFYYLQEVPWTMYFDNDIALHGAYWHDGFGYRRSHGCVNLSITDAKFLYDWSSPEFDYTVAEDTGPAVYVYSSGAYR; this comes from the coding sequence ATGCGATTCGCTAGCAGGCTGCTCTTCCGATTTTCACTCGCAGTGATTGTGTTAGGTGCATCAATCGCGAATGCGCAAGACACGGATTCGAAGACATGTACGGTTGGTGTTGACTGTGAAAGTGGTAGTTTTGGGTTACCCTCCGAAGAGATTGCACTAAATCCATCCCCCAATGTTCGCCAGGTGTATGCAGACGATTCGGTCGTCTTTGACCGGCGCTATCGGCGGGTTTTAGCTGCTACGGAGTTCTACGATGCACCTGGAGCCGCTGCTCAGGATTCACTTGGCCAAGGGTTCAACTTCGTGACGATCAATACAGAAGAGAATGGATGGGCACGAACTGCGAATGGCCTCTGGCTCAAGCCTGATGTATTAAGTACCGAAGTGAATACATCTCGCTTTGCTGGTTTGCATTTCCCCGACGAGCCACTGCCATATCCAGTTGCATGGCTGCTTGTGCATGTTCGTCCCAGCGGCAGTCCAGGGGCGGACTCCAACCCTAACTACCCTGTCTTGTTGCGATATACCACCGTGAACGTATTCGCTCGCGTGCTAGTTGATGGATGGTACTGGTATCAGATTGGAGTTGACAAGTGGGTCAAGCAGACGCAGGTTGCTATGATCGAGCCCATCGAACGACCGGCCGACGTAGATACGGAACGCTGGATTGCGGTTGATCTCTATGAGCAGGTGCTAATCGCATATGAAGGGACAACTCCAGTATATGCGACACTCGTGTCCTCCGGCCTGCAGGACTGGCCAACGAACGAAGGGCTATTCCATGTCTATGTCCGCTATCCACGGACAGTAATGGCCGGCGCTTATGGTCAGCCTGACTTCTATTACCTGCAAGAAGTCCCCTGGACGATGTACTTTGACAACGACATTGCGCTACATGGTGCGTATTGGCATGACGGTTTCGGATATCGGCGGAGTCATGGCTGCGTGAACCTCTCGATCACCGATGCGAAATTCCTTTATGATTGGTCTTCACCGGAATTCGATTATACCGTTGCAGAGGATACCGGTCCTGCGGTGTATGTCTACAGCAGTGGAGCCTATCGCTGA
- a CDS encoding response regulator: protein MSDSLVSTLKTSTTEIFTQSPLVLIADPEVPTAQLLRGVFEHEGYRVQMVHDASRIFDLVASRHPDLIILETRFGNVSGFDILRRLREDPLTASIPTFLLTTSADWPDVLQGLELGADDTMRKPVHPRELLARANSRINARRLEDALQRRTRDLEALLRISEVLNVQHDWRVLPSLILTMVYDLVPSVSAAIMVLHSNPTKDTLSTYPESARTDIKKWINSNRDQVISSTETIELNQPEEKRLQNALVLPLSYLNSSGEQAFLVVFGREPMETSLIQLLEGVGRQANLALQNAELFRLQASYAQQLELKVAERTHELQSAQKQLVQAEKLATVGRLAAGIAHEINNPLMPIKINLESILEDIQSSRAVEEDMVLTTLESVDRIKRLVQRLLEYNAGHATSADAMQPVEINEVVEAVEDLTRKTFMQTGKLIDLDLKPIPPVTGSRDALTQVFINLALNAAEAMEQGGRLTIATRCENDTIKIMFHDTGVGIPPELLDRVFDPFMTTKNGGSGLGLFVSYGIIEGHHGKIDVVSTPRKGTTFTVSLPASSSTGH, encoded by the coding sequence ATGTCAGATTCACTTGTGTCTACTCTAAAAACGTCAACCACAGAGATTTTCACACAGTCACCTTTGGTGTTGATTGCTGACCCTGAAGTGCCTACGGCTCAACTTCTGCGTGGTGTATTTGAGCACGAAGGATACCGTGTGCAAATGGTGCATGACGCTTCGCGTATCTTCGACCTGGTTGCATCGCGCCACCCGGACTTGATAATACTTGAAACAAGGTTTGGAAACGTATCGGGTTTTGATATCCTGCGCCGGCTTCGTGAGGATCCACTGACGGCATCTATACCTACATTCCTGCTGACCACTAGTGCAGACTGGCCCGATGTATTGCAGGGGCTCGAACTTGGCGCCGATGATACGATGCGGAAGCCGGTCCATCCGCGTGAGCTGCTTGCCCGCGCAAATTCGCGCATCAACGCTCGGAGACTGGAAGATGCACTCCAAAGGCGGACCCGTGATCTGGAGGCGCTTCTGCGGATTAGCGAAGTATTGAACGTGCAGCATGACTGGAGAGTGTTACCTTCGTTGATTTTGACCATGGTTTACGACTTGGTTCCGTCAGTATCGGCTGCAATCATGGTGCTGCACTCCAACCCGACAAAAGACACGCTCAGCACATATCCAGAAAGTGCACGTACCGATATTAAGAAGTGGATCAATTCGAATCGGGATCAAGTGATTTCGTCAACCGAAACCATAGAACTTAACCAGCCCGAGGAAAAACGCCTGCAGAATGCACTCGTCCTACCGCTATCGTATCTGAATAGCTCTGGTGAACAGGCTTTCCTGGTCGTCTTTGGACGCGAGCCTATGGAAACCAGCTTGATCCAACTCCTGGAAGGCGTGGGTCGACAAGCCAACCTGGCACTTCAGAATGCTGAGCTGTTTCGACTTCAGGCGAGCTACGCACAGCAGTTGGAATTGAAGGTAGCAGAACGTACGCATGAACTGCAGTCCGCTCAAAAACAGCTCGTTCAAGCCGAGAAACTGGCAACGGTTGGCCGGCTTGCCGCAGGGATCGCACACGAGATAAATAACCCTTTGATGCCGATCAAGATTAATCTTGAGAGTATCCTGGAGGATATCCAGTCTAGTCGTGCCGTTGAAGAAGACATGGTACTGACCACTCTGGAGAGCGTTGACCGAATCAAACGACTCGTGCAGCGCCTGCTCGAGTACAATGCCGGCCATGCGACATCAGCAGACGCAATGCAGCCGGTTGAAATCAATGAGGTAGTTGAAGCCGTGGAGGATCTTACCCGAAAGACCTTCATGCAGACGGGTAAGCTGATTGATCTTGACTTGAAGCCGATTCCGCCGGTGACTGGAAGTCGCGACGCGTTAACTCAGGTGTTCATCAATCTTGCACTCAATGCCGCAGAAGCAATGGAGCAGGGGGGTAGACTGACCATAGCGACCCGTTGCGAGAACGATACCATCAAAATCATGTTCCATGATACTGGTGTGGGTATTCCACCGGAGCTGCTCGATCGCGTATTCGATCCGTTTATGACAACCAAGAACGGTGGAAGTGGTCTGGGGTTATTTGTCAGTTATGGGATTATTGAAGGGCATCACGGGAAGATTGATGTGGTTAGCACCCCCCGGAAGGGAACGACCTTTACGGTTTCCCTTCCGGCAAGCTCTTCCACAGGGCATTAG
- the smpB gene encoding SsrA-binding protein SmpB: MNSDRKVVARNRKAGHDYALLESFEAGLVLAGVEIKSIRANLINLQDGWVQVQNGELWLMGVHITPYLQADRFKALDPRRPRKLLLHKKEIARIVAKISEKGLTAVPTTVFLQRGRAKVEVALARGKQQHDKRQDIAKRDSDMEIRRALSDRYDD; encoded by the coding sequence ATGAACTCAGATCGTAAAGTCGTTGCCCGAAACCGTAAGGCCGGACACGATTACGCACTTCTAGAATCCTTCGAGGCTGGGCTGGTGTTAGCCGGTGTCGAAATCAAGTCAATTCGGGCCAACCTGATTAACCTTCAAGATGGATGGGTTCAGGTTCAAAACGGTGAACTCTGGCTAATGGGCGTTCACATTACACCGTATTTGCAGGCGGATCGTTTCAAGGCGTTGGATCCTCGGCGCCCACGTAAACTTCTCCTTCACAAGAAGGAAATCGCGCGTATTGTAGCCAAGATTAGTGAGAAGGGCCTAACTGCAGTCCCAACAACGGTATTTCTGCAGCGTGGCCGCGCGAAAGTCGAAGTCGCCTTGGCTCGCGGCAAACAGCAGCACGACAAGCGGCAGGATATCGCCAAGCGCGATTCCGATATGGAAATCCGCCGTGCGTTGAGCGACCGTTACGATGACTAA
- a CDS encoding sugar ABC transporter ATP-binding protein — MSGPALEVQNLSKYFGRVIALQDISLSVYPGEVLCLLGDNGAGKSTLIKTLSGVHLPDSGTYWVDGKPVVLGSPRDALAHGIATVYQDLAMIPLMSITRNFFLGSEPTVGWGIFRRFDVRSAREIVRQQLNLMGIDIRDPDQAVGTLSGGERQSIAIARAVYFGARVLILDEPTSALGVKQAGVVLRYMAQARAKGVAVIFITHNPHHAYPIGDRFTILQRGRTIGTFTKDTLPLDQMIKLMSGGDELSALEHEIKSFQENAKN, encoded by the coding sequence ATGTCTGGCCCCGCGTTGGAAGTGCAGAACCTCTCAAAGTACTTTGGGAGGGTCATTGCATTGCAGGACATTTCACTGTCTGTGTATCCTGGGGAGGTTCTGTGCCTTCTTGGAGATAATGGTGCCGGCAAATCAACCTTAATCAAGACACTCTCGGGAGTTCATCTCCCTGATAGCGGAACGTATTGGGTTGATGGCAAACCTGTGGTTCTTGGCAGTCCGCGGGACGCCCTTGCACATGGAATCGCTACTGTTTATCAGGATCTGGCGATGATCCCGTTGATGAGCATTACGCGCAACTTCTTTCTGGGGTCTGAACCGACTGTAGGGTGGGGCATCTTCAGAAGGTTCGATGTTCGCAGCGCCCGTGAAATCGTGCGCCAACAGCTCAACCTAATGGGAATTGATATTCGCGATCCAGATCAAGCGGTTGGAACGTTATCCGGGGGGGAAAGACAATCCATTGCCATTGCTCGGGCAGTCTACTTCGGAGCCAGAGTATTGATTCTGGACGAGCCAACATCCGCGCTAGGAGTGAAACAGGCTGGTGTTGTTCTAAGATACATGGCGCAAGCGCGGGCAAAAGGAGTGGCTGTGATATTTATAACCCACAACCCACACCATGCGTATCCTATAGGAGATCGCTTCACGATTCTCCAACGCGGGCGCACAATAGGGACATTTACCAAGGATACTCTTCCTCTGGATCAGATGATCAAGCTGATGAGCGGCGGTGATGAGTTGTCAGCGCTTGAGCATGAGATTAAGTCGTTCCAGGAAAACGCCAAGAACTAA
- a CDS encoding ABC transporter permease, with the protein MAAENTSKPQADERLRRDNPLRRILRRPELGAIGGAVVVWLLFAYLAGSRGFLTLSGAATYLEVGAQLGILSVAVSTLMIGGEFDLSIGSVLGASGMTIAILSTQFGWNLLPAIAVALVLSLGIGAINGFMVIRTRLPSFIITLGSLFVVRGLTIGITRAITGRTQVGGIKDAQGYDLAVGLFAHQYEVIDPARIPRPGAAPITADFPLSIIWWVILGALTTYFLLRTRPGNWIFGIGGDQQAARNVGVPVGKVKITLFMFTAAAAWLVSTIQVISVGSADALRGEQREFFAIIAAVIGGTLLTGGYGSAIGAMFGALIIGIVQQGIVFAGVDSDWFLVVMGLLLIVAVLVNNYIRKRASEAS; encoded by the coding sequence GTGGCTGCTGAAAATACGAGTAAGCCGCAAGCAGATGAGCGTTTGCGGCGCGACAATCCGCTAAGAAGGATCTTGCGCCGCCCTGAACTTGGAGCAATTGGTGGAGCGGTCGTTGTATGGCTTCTCTTTGCGTATCTTGCGGGGAGCCGGGGGTTCTTGACGCTTAGCGGCGCGGCGACCTATCTTGAGGTGGGCGCCCAACTTGGCATCCTCTCTGTAGCCGTCTCGACGCTGATGATTGGTGGCGAGTTCGACTTGTCGATCGGCTCTGTTTTGGGCGCCTCCGGGATGACGATTGCCATTCTCAGCACTCAATTCGGATGGAATCTGCTCCCAGCAATTGCTGTGGCACTGGTGCTGTCGCTCGGTATCGGCGCCATAAACGGCTTCATGGTCATACGTACCCGCTTGCCGTCTTTCATCATCACTTTGGGCTCGCTGTTTGTGGTTCGCGGTCTCACGATTGGAATCACGCGCGCGATAACAGGGCGAACGCAGGTGGGCGGCATTAAGGATGCGCAGGGGTATGATCTCGCAGTAGGTCTCTTCGCGCACCAATATGAGGTGATAGACCCGGCCCGTATTCCGCGTCCTGGCGCTGCCCCTATCACCGCTGACTTCCCGCTGTCGATCATCTGGTGGGTGATCCTTGGAGCACTCACAACATACTTTCTTCTCAGAACACGACCCGGAAACTGGATCTTTGGGATTGGCGGCGATCAACAGGCAGCGCGCAATGTTGGGGTACCAGTCGGCAAAGTCAAAATTACCCTCTTCATGTTTACGGCGGCGGCGGCATGGCTCGTGTCGACGATCCAGGTGATCTCTGTCGGAAGTGCGGACGCGCTTCGAGGCGAGCAGCGAGAATTTTTCGCCATTATCGCGGCTGTAATTGGCGGAACACTGCTGACAGGAGGGTATGGTTCTGCAATTGGTGCAATGTTTGGCGCTTTGATCATCGGCATAGTTCAGCAAGGCATCGTATTTGCTGGCGTCGACTCGGATTGGTTTCTGGTCGTTATGGGATTGCTGCTCATTGTCGCTGTGCTGGTGAACAACTACATTCGAAAACGCGCGTCGGAGGCTTCCTAG
- a CDS encoding sugar ABC transporter substrate-binding protein, whose translation MSRVLKLILVVALVLLSAVSLTTAQDEMRPYRIVVVTHGQASDPFWSVVKNGVDAAGRDMRVTVEYQAPATFDMVAMSQLIDAAVASAPDGLVVSVPDADALGDSIRAAVAAGIPVVSINSGSDVAGELGVLAHVGQTEYEAGLGGGQRMAAAGATNALCVNQEVGNAALDLRCQGFSDAMAVAGGAVSVLAVDLNDPTGAQNAISAALTADSTIDAVFTLGPTGAAPALLALEEGGMLGSVKVATFDLSPEVLQAIVDGNVLFAIDQQQYTQGYLPIVYLTLFLENLNTPGAVLIPTGPGFVTQETAATVIEYSARGTR comes from the coding sequence ATGTCCCGAGTTCTGAAACTCATTCTCGTTGTTGCCTTAGTGCTACTGTCGGCTGTCAGTTTGACAACGGCGCAAGATGAAATGCGCCCCTATCGTATCGTTGTGGTTACACATGGTCAGGCTTCCGATCCCTTCTGGTCCGTAGTTAAGAACGGAGTGGATGCCGCTGGCCGAGATATGCGTGTAACAGTTGAATATCAGGCGCCTGCGACTTTTGATATGGTTGCGATGTCGCAATTGATCGATGCTGCAGTCGCAAGTGCTCCTGATGGGCTTGTGGTTTCGGTTCCCGATGCCGATGCGCTCGGCGATTCCATTCGAGCTGCCGTTGCAGCGGGTATCCCGGTCGTTTCGATTAATTCGGGAAGCGATGTCGCAGGCGAACTTGGCGTGCTGGCACATGTGGGGCAAACCGAATACGAAGCGGGCTTGGGGGGCGGTCAGCGTATGGCTGCGGCCGGCGCCACTAATGCGCTTTGCGTCAATCAAGAGGTAGGCAATGCTGCGCTCGATTTGCGCTGCCAGGGTTTCAGCGACGCAATGGCAGTCGCTGGCGGCGCAGTCAGTGTTTTGGCGGTAGACCTGAACGATCCGACAGGTGCACAAAACGCAATCAGCGCCGCGCTGACAGCAGATTCCACTATCGATGCCGTGTTCACGCTCGGACCTACTGGAGCCGCCCCGGCGCTACTTGCACTTGAAGAGGGCGGTATGCTTGGGTCCGTTAAGGTCGCCACTTTCGACCTCTCGCCTGAAGTCCTTCAAGCGATAGTTGATGGGAACGTACTTTTTGCCATCGATCAACAGCAGTACACCCAGGGCTATTTGCCCATCGTCTACCTCACGCTATTCCTTGAGAACCTCAACACTCCAGGCGCAGTCCTGATTCCCACCGGCCCGGGTTTCGTAACACAGGAAACCGCCGCGACCGTTATTGAGTACTCTGCGCGCGGAACTCGTTGA